From the genome of Globicephala melas chromosome 16, mGloMel1.2, whole genome shotgun sequence, one region includes:
- the ITPRIP gene encoding inositol 1,4,5-trisphosphate receptor-interacting protein yields the protein MALGLFRVCLVVVTAIINHPLLFPRENATVPENEEEIIRQMQAHQEKLQLEQLRLEEEVARLAAEKEAEKEALERLAEEGQQQNESRAAWDLWSTLCMILFLVIEVWRQDHQDAPSPECLGADEDELPGLEGAPLRGLTLPSKATLDHFYERCIRGAPADAPRTREFVEGFVDDLLEALRSLCSRDTDMEVEDFIGVDSMYENWQVNKPLLCDLFVPFMPPEPYRFHPELWCSSRSVPLDRQGYGQIKVVRADDETLGCICGKTKLGEDMLCLLHGKNNVVRPGSEAKDPLCVGDSPYLDTMRVLKWFQTALTRAWHRINHKYEFDLAFGQLDTPGSLKIRFRSGKFMPFNLIPVIQYDDSDLYLVSHLTREPCGGTPPSSTDWLLSFAVYERHFLRMTSKALPEGACHLSCLQIASFLLSKQSRLTGPSRLSNYHLKTALLHLLLARRPAAWKAEQLDARLHELLCFLEKSLLEKKLHHFFIGNCKVPEAMGLPEAIRRAEPLNLFRPFVLQRSLYRKTVDSFYEMLKNAPALISEYSLHIPSDHGSLPSKAVIL from the coding sequence ATGGCGCTGGGGCTCTTCCGGGTGTGCCTGGTGGTGGTGACGGCCATCATCAACCACCCGCTGCTGTTCCCGCGAGAGAACGCCACAGTCCCCGAGAACGAGGAGGAGATCATCCGCCAGATGCAGGCGCACCAGGAGAAGCTGCAGCTGGAGCAGCTGcgcctggaggaggaggtggcgCGGCTGGCGGCCGAGAAGGAGGCCGAGAAGGAGGCGCTGGAGCGCTTAGCGGAGGAGGGCCAGCAGCAGAACGAGAGCCGCGCCGCCTGGGACCTGTGGAGCACCCTCTGCATGATCCTCTTCCTGGTGATCGAGGTGTGGCGGCAGGACCACCAGGACGCGCCCTCGCCCGAGTGCCTGGGTGCCGACGAGGACGAGCTGCCCGGCCTGGAGGGCGCCCCCCTCCGGGGTCTCACCCTGCCCAGCAAGGCCACGCTCGACCACTTTTATGAACGCTGCATCCGGGGGGCCCCGGCCGACGCCCCTCGCACCCGGGAGTTTGTGGAAGGCTTCGTGGATGATTTGCTGGAAGCCCTGAGGAGCCTTTGCAGCCGGGACACGGACATGGAGGTGGAGGACTTCATCGGCGTGGACAGCATGTATGAGAACTGGCAGGTGAACAAGCCGCTGCTGTGCGACCTCTTTGTGCCCTTCATGCCGCCGGAGCCCTACCGCTTCCACCCAGAGCTCTGGTGCTCCAGCCGCTCGGTGCCCTTGGATCGCCAGGGCTACGGCCAGATCAAGGTGGTCCGGGCCGATGACGAGACACTGGGCTGTATCTGCGGCAAGACCAAACTCGGGGAAGATATGCTGTGTCTCCTCCACGGCAAGAACAACGTGGTGCGGCCAGGCAGTGAGGCGAAAGACCCGCTGTGCGTCGGAGACTCCCCATACCTGGACACGATGCGAGTCCTGAAGTGGTTCCAGACGGCCCTCACCAGAGCCTGGCACCGCATCAACCACAAGTACGAGTTCGACCTGGCCTTTGGCCAGCTGGACACCCCGGGGTCCCTCAAGATCAGGTTCCGCTCGGGGAAGTTCATGCCCTTCAACCTGATTCCTGTGATCCAGTATGATGACTCCGACCTGTACTTGGTCTCCCATCTTACCAGGGAGCCCTGTGGGGGGACCCCACCATCCAGCACAGATTGGCTCCTGTCCTTCGCTGTCTATGAGCGCCACTTCCTTAGGATGACCTCGAAGGCGCTGCCCGAGGGCGCCTGCCACCTAAGCTGCTTGCAGATtgcctccttcctgctctccaAACAGAGCCGCCTGACCGGCCCCAGCAGGCTCAGCAACTACCACCTGAAGACCGCCCTGCTACACCTCCTGCTTGCCCGGCGGCCAGCCGCCTGGAAGGCTGAGCAGCTCGATGCTCGTCTGCACGAGCTGCTCTGCTTCCTGGAGAAGAGCCTGCTGGAGAAGAAGCTCCATCACTTTTTCATCGGCAATTGCAAGGTGCCCGAGGCCATGGGGCTCCCTGAGGCCATACGCAGGGCTGAGCCTCTCAACCTCTTCCGGCCCTTCGTCCTGCAGCGAAGTCTCTACCGGAAGACAGTGGACTCCTTCTATGAGATGCTCAAGAATGCCCCAGCGCTCATTAGCGAGTATTCCCTCCATATTCCCTCAGACCATGGCAGCCTGCCTTCAAAAGCTGTCATCTTGTAG